One window of Trifolium pratense cultivar HEN17-A07 linkage group LG5, ARS_RC_1.1, whole genome shotgun sequence genomic DNA carries:
- the LOC123884440 gene encoding secreted RxLR effector protein 161-like, giving the protein MSDCNSVNNPIVPGSKFRKGETGQASNSTLYKQMVGCLMYLLATRPDLAFSVCLVARYMERPTEIHMAAVKRILRYLKGTTSCGLWYERGKGDELVGWSDSDYAGDIDDRRSTSGYVFMIGTKVVSWSSKKQPIVTLSTTEAEFIAAAGSTCQGVWLSRILTAIDARKGNCITIYCDNSSSIKLSKNPVMHGRSKYIDVRFHFLRDLTKEGIIQLVHCSSFEQVADIMTKPLSFDNFSRNRDELGLCTLELIN; this is encoded by the coding sequence ATGAGTGATTGTAATAGTGTGAACAATCCAATTGTGCCTGGTAGCAAGTTTCGGAAAGGTGAGACAGGACAAGCCAGCAATTCAACTTTATACAAGCAAATGGTAGGGTGCTTGATGTACTTGCTTGCAACCAGACCTGATCTAGCTTTTTCTGTATGCTTAGTGGCAAGATATATGGAAAGACCAACTGAAATTCATATGGCTGCTGTGAAAAGAATACTCAGATACTTGAAGGGAACAACTAGCTGTGGCTTGTGGTATGAAAGAGGTAAAGGAGATGAGCTGGTTGGGTGGTCTGATTCTGATTATGCTGGTGACATTGATGACAGAAGAAGCACATCTGGCTATGTGTTTATGATTGGCACTAAGGTTGTGTCATGGTCTTCCAAGAAACAACCAATTGTGACATTATCTACAACTGAAGCTGAATTTATAGCTGCAGCTGGTAGTACATGTCAAGGAGTTTGGTTATCTAGAATTCTGACTGCTATTGATGCAAGGAAAGGGAATTGCATCACCATTTACTGTGACAATAGCTCATCAATCAAGCTATCTAAAAATCCTGTGATGCATGGAAGAAGTAAGTATATAGATGTGAGATTCCACTTCTTAAGAGACTTGACTAAGGAAGGTATAATTCAGCTGGTTCACTGCTCATCCTTTGAGCAAGTAGCAGACATAATGACCAAGCCATTGAGTTTTGACAACTTCAGCAGAAATAGAGATGAGCTGGGCTTGTGCACTTTGGAGTTGATAAATTGA